Proteins encoded by one window of Corynebacterium amycolatum:
- a CDS encoding phosphoenolpyruvate carboxykinase (GTP): MSAPSIPGLEGQAPTENAELLRWIAEVVELTQPDKVVFADGSEEEWNRLTQDLVDKGTLIKLNEEKRPNSFLARSNPKDVARVESRTFIASEKEEDAGPTNNWADPVELKKEMTEHYRGSMKGRTMFVVPFCMGPITDPEPKLGVQLTDSEYVVLSMRIMTRMGQDALDKIGPDGDFVHALHSVGAPLEEGQEDVAWPCNDEKYITQFPETKEIWSYGSGYGGNAILAKKCYALRIASVMAKEEGWMAEHMLILKLTNPEGKAYHIAAAFPSACGKTNLAMLTPTIEGWKAEVVGDDIAWLKFGEDGRLYAVNPENGFFGVAPGTNYSSNPNAMKTMEAGNTLFTNVALTDDGDVWWEGMEGKPDHLIDWKGNDWTPDSDELSSHPNSRYCTPISQCPVAAPEYDDPQGVPIDAILFGGLRPDTVPLVTQALSWNHATFIGATLASGQTAASAEAKVGSLRHDPMAMLPFIGYNVGDYLQHWIDMGAKGGDKMPEVFLVNWFRRGEDGRFLWPGFGDNSRVLKWIIDRIEGRVGAKETVVGHTAKAEDLDLTGLDIDFADVKEALKAPAAKWQGDLPDNEEWLKFLGDRVPQEVWDEFEALKARIEKSLQD, translated from the coding sequence ATGTCCGCACCTTCTATTCCTGGTCTCGAGGGCCAGGCCCCGACCGAGAACGCCGAACTGCTGCGCTGGATTGCTGAGGTCGTAGAACTGACCCAGCCAGACAAGGTTGTCTTTGCTGATGGCTCGGAAGAAGAGTGGAACCGCCTTACCCAGGATCTGGTTGATAAGGGAACTCTTATCAAGCTGAATGAGGAAAAGCGCCCGAACTCTTTCCTTGCCCGCTCTAACCCGAAGGACGTTGCTCGTGTGGAGTCCCGCACGTTCATCGCTTCTGAAAAGGAAGAGGACGCTGGCCCGACCAACAACTGGGCGGATCCGGTCGAGCTGAAGAAGGAAATGACCGAGCACTACCGCGGTTCCATGAAGGGCCGCACCATGTTCGTCGTTCCGTTCTGCATGGGTCCGATCACCGACCCGGAGCCGAAGCTGGGTGTTCAGCTGACCGACTCGGAGTACGTGGTTCTCTCTATGCGAATCATGACCCGCATGGGTCAGGATGCCCTGGACAAGATTGGCCCGGACGGAGACTTCGTCCACGCTCTGCACTCCGTTGGCGCTCCGCTGGAGGAGGGCCAGGAGGACGTTGCATGGCCGTGCAACGATGAGAAGTACATCACCCAGTTCCCGGAGACCAAGGAGATTTGGTCCTACGGTTCCGGCTACGGCGGAAACGCCATCCTGGCCAAGAAGTGCTACGCACTGCGTATCGCTTCGGTCATGGCCAAGGAAGAGGGCTGGATGGCTGAGCACATGCTCATCCTGAAGCTCACCAATCCGGAGGGCAAGGCCTACCACATCGCCGCTGCATTCCCGTCTGCATGTGGTAAGACCAACCTGGCTATGCTGACTCCGACCATCGAGGGCTGGAAGGCCGAGGTCGTCGGCGACGACATTGCATGGCTGAAGTTTGGTGAGGACGGTCGCCTGTACGCTGTTAACCCGGAGAACGGCTTCTTCGGTGTTGCGCCGGGCACCAACTACTCCTCCAACCCGAACGCCATGAAGACCATGGAGGCCGGTAACACCCTGTTCACCAACGTCGCACTGACCGACGATGGTGACGTCTGGTGGGAAGGCATGGAAGGCAAGCCGGATCACCTCATTGACTGGAAGGGCAATGACTGGACTCCGGATTCCGACGAGCTGTCCTCGCACCCGAACTCCCGTTACTGCACCCCGATTTCGCAGTGCCCGGTCGCCGCACCGGAGTACGACGACCCGCAGGGTGTCCCGATCGACGCCATCCTGTTCGGTGGCCTCCGCCCGGACACTGTGCCGCTGGTGACCCAGGCACTGTCCTGGAACCACGCAACCTTCATCGGTGCAACCCTGGCTTCCGGCCAGACCGCTGCTTCCGCTGAGGCTAAGGTCGGCTCCCTGCGCCACGACCCGATGGCAATGCTGCCGTTCATTGGCTACAACGTCGGTGACTACCTGCAGCACTGGATCGACATGGGCGCCAAGGGCGGCGACAAGATGCCAGAGGTCTTCCTGGTTAACTGGTTCCGCCGTGGCGAAGACGGCCGCTTCCTGTGGCCGGGCTTCGGTGACAACTCTCGCGTTCTCAAGTGGATCATCGACCGCATTGAGGGCCGTGTTGGCGCCAAGGAGACCGTTGTTGGTCACACCGCTAAGGCAGAGGACCTGGACCTGACTGGCCTGGACATCGACTTCGCCGATGTCAAGGAAGCCCTGAAGGCACCGGCTGCTAAGTGGCAGGGTGACCTGCCGGACAACGAGGAGTGGCTGAAGTTCCTCGGCGACCGCGTTCCGCAGGAAGTCTGGGACGAGTTCGAGGCTCTGAAGGCTCGTATCGAGAAGAGTCTGCAGGACTAA
- a CDS encoding RrF2 family transcriptional regulator has product MQLTLFSDLSLRVITLMAMGEPGRKYTAAEVAESLNASRAHVSKVVSRLVELGFLEAVKGRNGGIYLRESATEKSVGKLLRTLENNEVVDCVGTDCPLLPTCLLRGKLAAAQEAFFAALDPVLIADLIPHKSANGVDANRPEGGGSQGSTQLNIRPV; this is encoded by the coding sequence ATGCAATTAACGCTTTTCTCTGATTTGAGCCTGCGTGTCATCACTTTGATGGCGATGGGGGAGCCGGGGCGCAAATACACCGCTGCCGAGGTGGCGGAGTCTCTCAATGCGTCTCGCGCGCATGTTTCCAAGGTTGTCTCGCGACTTGTGGAGCTCGGCTTCTTGGAGGCGGTCAAGGGGCGCAATGGTGGCATCTATCTGCGCGAGTCGGCTACGGAAAAATCCGTCGGCAAGCTGCTGCGCACTCTGGAAAACAATGAGGTCGTCGATTGTGTCGGCACTGACTGCCCATTACTGCCGACGTGCCTGTTGCGTGGCAAGTTAGCGGCTGCGCAGGAGGCGTTCTTCGCCGCACTGGATCCAGTGTTGATTGCTGATCTCATTCCGCACAAATCGGCTAATGGTGTGGATGCCAATCGCCCCGAGGGAGGCGGTTCGCAGGGGAGTACCCAGCTCAATATTCGTCCGGTTTAG
- a CDS encoding DUF6802 family protein, with the protein MDEFSLLQYFSDQPASDGGVEARSLATPCGLEAATPIDGQSADVGGAGLVVEVDGQLYDLGDDEGSITLADDSGLSIYSDLDGDGTVDHVTTVRFDGTWESWSSDDVRAADAMGGAAVEPASVAGKWDAYSWEQSARGSWD; encoded by the coding sequence ATGGATGAGTTTTCTTTACTGCAGTACTTTTCCGATCAACCCGCGTCCGATGGCGGGGTGGAGGCGCGTTCGCTCGCTACTCCGTGTGGTTTGGAGGCGGCGACACCGATTGATGGGCAGTCGGCGGACGTTGGTGGCGCCGGGCTGGTTGTGGAGGTCGATGGGCAGCTCTACGACCTCGGCGACGACGAGGGGTCAATCACGCTTGCCGACGATTCCGGGTTGTCAATCTATTCAGATCTGGACGGTGACGGCACGGTGGATCACGTTACGACGGTCCGTTTTGACGGCACTTGGGAGTCTTGGAGCAGTGATGATGTGAGGGCTGCTGACGCGATGGGCGGAGCAGCGGTGGAACCGGCATCAGTCGCGGGGAAGTGGGATGCGTACTCATGGGAGCAATCCGCTCGGGGCAGCTGGGACTAA